The following coding sequences are from one Betaproteobacteria bacterium window:
- the purU gene encoding formyltetrahydrofolate deformylase, which translates to MHRARFYTLSASCPDQVGIIARVSGFIAENGGWILESSFHADALTGRYFMRIEIKADSLPFLLAEFRERFGAAVATPLGMDWRITDSAVKKRVVVLVSKQEHCLYDLLARWQARELDIEIPCVVSNHDSFRGFVEWHGIPFHHVPVAGDDKTRAYAEIARIFDDVRGDCMVLARYMQILSPQLCDAYPGRIINIHHSFLPSFAGAKPYHQAYERGVKLIGATCHYVTSELDAGPIIEQDVIRIDHSDSPEDMVRYGKDIEKTVLARGLRYHLEDRVLVHGNKTVVFR; encoded by the coding sequence ATGCATCGCGCCCGCTTCTATACCCTCTCCGCCTCCTGCCCGGACCAGGTGGGGATCATCGCCCGGGTTTCCGGCTTCATCGCCGAAAACGGCGGCTGGATTCTGGAATCCAGTTTCCACGCCGACGCGCTCACCGGGCGCTATTTCATGCGCATCGAGATCAAGGCCGATTCCCTGCCCTTCCTGCTGGCCGAATTCCGCGAGCGTTTCGGGGCCGCGGTGGCGACGCCCCTGGGCATGGACTGGCGCATCACCGACAGCGCGGTGAAGAAGCGCGTGGTGGTGCTGGTGTCCAAACAGGAGCATTGTCTCTACGATCTTCTGGCGCGCTGGCAGGCGAGGGAACTGGATATCGAAATCCCCTGCGTCGTCTCCAACCACGACAGCTTCCGCGGCTTCGTCGAGTGGCACGGCATTCCCTTCCACCACGTTCCCGTCGCCGGGGACGACAAGACCCGGGCCTACGCCGAAATCGCCCGCATCTTCGACGACGTGCGCGGCGACTGCATGGTGCTCGCCCGCTACATGCAGATCCTCTCGCCGCAGCTCTGCGACGCCTATCCGGGCCGCATCATCAACATCCACCATTCCTTCCTGCCCAGCTTCGCCGGGGCCAAGCCCTACCATCAGGCCTACGAACGGGGAGTCAAGCTGATCGGCGCTACCTGCCATTACGTGACCTCGGAGCTCGACGCCGGCCCCATCATCGAGCAGGACGTGATCCGCATCGACCATTCCGATTCGCCGGAGGACATGGTGCGCTACGGCAAGGACATCGAGAAGACCGTATTGGCCCGGGGCCTGCGCTATCACCTGGAAGACCGGGTGCTGGTCCATGGCAACAAGACCGTGGTCTTCCGTTAG